A genomic window from Chloroflexota bacterium includes:
- a CDS encoding GxxExxY protein, producing MTELLFKEEVYTIVGAAIEVHRELGDGCLEAVYQEALEIELESRGIPFQAGQALPVFYKINFGSVGMLEWRRFIR from the coding sequence ATGACCGAGTTGCTTTTCAAAGAAGAAGTGTATACGATTGTTGGTGCGGCAATCGAAGTTCATCGCGAATTGGGTGACGGCTGTCTCGAAGCCGTTTATCAAGAGGCGTTGGAAATCGAACTGGAATCTAGGGGAATACCATTCCAGGCAGGGCAGGCGCTCCCAGTCTTTTACAAAATCAACTTTGGCAGCGTCGGAATGTTAGAGTGGAGACGATTCATTCGTTGA